In Bacillota bacterium, the following are encoded in one genomic region:
- a CDS encoding efflux RND transporter permease subunit — translation MKLWEHTVRRPVATTMLVLAVILLGVVALTNLRLELLPRLNAPVVAAITSYPGASAREVSSLVTEPIEAAAATTPGVTDCRSISQEGVSVVILQFAWGTDMAEARSGVAERVDQVNLPEGARRPFLVKFDPTLMPVMSLTVATEGDLGETTTFAREVLKPRLESIDGVAAVEVFGSSDPEIQVDLDPAAVDRYGLTQDQIAGVIRASNLDWPLGSVRKDGRELGVRLSGRLQTLDDLRDLVVGYYAVPGAAGAGARPPDGSANASSLATGARSRPAPARPVMRPVRLADVATVERGFAPSTSVSRTGGSPSVELSIQKEGDANTVQVARRLREELDAIRKDYPGAKIFVAMDQARIIEMFLGTLRDNLLAGGALAVLVLFLFLRHLASTFAIAVAIPFSVVATFVLLHFSGLTLNIMTLGGLALGVGMLVDNAIVVIESIFRHLDQGEDPHRAAITGTSEVAMAITASTLTTLAVFLPVVFVGGITGHLFRELALTVSFALAASLVVAVTLVPAMAAHLFRPRSRGGRAPKEGAYARTLRWCLGHRAVVVLGVLLCLGGAAYLAPGIGTEFLPVTDEGAFTIDIAMPAGTDLEATSAKAKEIETILDGFPEVELDTTTVGSGEGFGVVARGVTGGTSRAQILVNLVPEKERKASTAEIMDRVRQRVEEIRGPAQVTFNMQSFASSASGMAWNSMQVYVKSLDSGRLPESTDRVMTALRDVVGLRNLESNLEEAKPELDVSVDRDTALARGVTPAQVAMAVSNAVKGQIVTRVELGSESLPVRVRQDFGHFPTPGDVESVPILASSGQAVKLGDVASLREARGPVSMTRDGQRPSALITALVEGRDLGSVTTDVGKVLGGLDLPEGVTVEIGGASAMMEEGFSGLNLALALSVALVYMVMATQFESLLHPLIIMLTVPLAFVGVVGTLYATGTSLGITAYIGGIILAGIVVNNAIVMVDYINQLRRRGLEGREAIVQGAGVRVRPVLMTALTTLLGLLPLALGWGEGGELNAPLARAVVGGLTTSTALTLLVIPVAYSLLAGTRRWQPASEAAPAPAPSSAAAAVAASPAAPSPAASGAPVPSPSSAAGAAAPPAASPAAGALLEPSLFAGAAVASGGTPASASARKPAQAMVRSGEEVTMEEFSELLEILGKLFLLVARRGNREDRPGV, via the coding sequence GTGAAGCTGTGGGAACACACGGTGCGCCGCCCGGTGGCCACCACCATGCTGGTGCTGGCGGTCATCCTCCTGGGGGTGGTGGCGCTCACCAACCTGAGACTGGAGTTGCTCCCCCGGTTGAACGCACCGGTGGTGGCGGCCATCACCTCGTATCCCGGGGCTTCCGCGCGGGAGGTTTCGTCGCTGGTGACGGAGCCCATCGAGGCGGCGGCGGCCACCACCCCGGGAGTGACGGACTGCCGTTCCATTTCCCAGGAAGGCGTGTCGGTGGTGATCCTGCAGTTCGCCTGGGGTACGGACATGGCCGAGGCGCGGTCCGGCGTGGCCGAGCGGGTAGACCAGGTGAACCTCCCCGAAGGGGCGAGGCGGCCGTTCCTGGTGAAGTTCGATCCCACCCTCATGCCGGTGATGTCGCTCACCGTGGCCACGGAAGGGGACCTGGGGGAGACCACGACCTTTGCCCGCGAGGTGCTCAAGCCCCGCCTGGAGAGCATCGACGGCGTGGCTGCGGTCGAGGTATTCGGCTCCAGTGACCCCGAGATCCAGGTGGATCTGGACCCGGCAGCAGTCGACCGTTACGGGCTCACTCAGGATCAGATAGCGGGCGTCATCAGGGCTTCCAACCTGGACTGGCCCCTGGGCTCCGTGCGGAAGGACGGCCGGGAGCTGGGGGTCAGGCTGTCCGGGCGCCTGCAGACCCTTGACGACCTGCGCGACCTGGTGGTGGGGTATTACGCCGTCCCCGGCGCCGCGGGCGCGGGTGCCAGACCGCCGGACGGCTCCGCAAACGCGAGCTCGCTGGCGACCGGTGCCCGCTCGAGGCCCGCGCCAGCCCGGCCGGTGATGCGTCCGGTCAGATTGGCTGACGTGGCCACGGTGGAGCGCGGGTTTGCCCCTTCCACCTCCGTCTCCCGGACGGGCGGCAGCCCCAGCGTGGAGCTCTCCATCCAGAAGGAAGGAGACGCCAACACGGTCCAGGTGGCCCGCCGGTTGCGGGAAGAGCTGGATGCCATCCGGAAGGACTATCCCGGGGCCAAGATCTTCGTGGCAATGGACCAGGCCCGCATCATCGAGATGTTCCTGGGCACCCTGCGGGATAACCTGCTCGCCGGGGGGGCCCTGGCGGTCCTGGTTCTCTTCCTGTTCCTGCGCCACCTGGCCAGCACCTTTGCCATCGCCGTGGCCATTCCCTTCTCGGTGGTGGCTACCTTCGTGCTCCTGCACTTCTCCGGCCTCACCCTCAACATCATGACCCTGGGCGGCCTGGCCCTAGGGGTGGGGATGCTGGTGGACAATGCCATCGTGGTCATCGAGAGCATCTTCCGCCACCTGGACCAGGGGGAAGATCCGCATCGGGCCGCCATCACCGGCACCTCCGAGGTGGCCATGGCCATCACCGCCTCCACTCTCACCACCCTGGCCGTCTTCCTGCCCGTGGTGTTCGTGGGAGGCATCACCGGGCACCTCTTCCGCGAGCTGGCGCTTACGGTGAGCTTCGCCCTGGCCGCCAGCCTGGTGGTGGCGGTGACGCTGGTACCGGCCATGGCCGCCCATCTTTTCCGCCCGCGGAGCAGGGGGGGTCGCGCTCCCAAGGAGGGGGCATACGCCCGCACCCTGCGCTGGTGCCTGGGACACCGGGCGGTGGTGGTGCTGGGCGTGCTGCTCTGCCTGGGCGGGGCGGCCTACCTGGCACCGGGCATAGGAACGGAGTTCCTCCCCGTGACCGACGAAGGCGCCTTCACCATCGACATCGCCATGCCCGCCGGTACCGATCTGGAGGCGACCAGCGCCAAGGCCAAAGAGATCGAGACCATCCTGGACGGGTTCCCCGAGGTCGAGCTGGATACCACCACGGTGGGCAGCGGGGAAGGCTTCGGGGTAGTGGCCCGCGGTGTGACCGGCGGGACGTCGAGGGCGCAGATCCTGGTGAACCTGGTCCCCGAGAAAGAGCGAAAGGCCAGCACGGCCGAAATCATGGACCGGGTGCGACAGCGTGTGGAGGAAATCAGGGGCCCGGCCCAGGTCACCTTCAACATGCAGTCTTTCGCCAGCAGTGCCAGTGGCATGGCCTGGAACAGCATGCAGGTGTACGTAAAGAGCCTGGATTCCGGTCGGCTTCCGGAATCGACAGATCGCGTCATGACTGCGCTGCGGGACGTGGTGGGTCTGCGCAATCTGGAGTCCAACCTGGAAGAGGCGAAACCGGAGCTTGATGTCTCCGTGGATCGGGACACGGCCCTGGCCCGGGGTGTCACTCCCGCCCAGGTGGCCATGGCGGTGAGCAATGCCGTCAAGGGGCAGATAGTCACCAGGGTGGAGCTGGGTTCGGAGTCCCTGCCGGTAAGGGTGCGCCAGGACTTCGGACACTTCCCCACTCCGGGGGACGTGGAGTCGGTGCCCATCCTGGCATCGTCCGGCCAGGCGGTGAAGCTGGGGGACGTGGCCAGCCTGAGGGAGGCGCGGGGGCCGGTGAGCATGACCCGGGACGGGCAGCGGCCTTCCGCCCTCATCACCGCTCTGGTGGAGGGGCGCGACCTGGGCAGCGTGACCACCGACGTCGGGAAGGTCCTGGGCGGCCTGGACCTGCCGGAGGGAGTCACGGTGGAAATCGGGGGTGCCTCGGCGATGATGGAGGAGGGCTTCAGTGGGCTGAACCTGGCCCTGGCCCTCTCCGTGGCCCTGGTCTACATGGTCATGGCCACCCAGTTCGAATCGCTGCTTCACCCCCTGATCATCATGCTGACCGTTCCGCTGGCCTTCGTGGGCGTGGTGGGTACCCTGTACGCCACCGGAACCTCCCTGGGCATAACTGCCTACATCGGCGGCATCATCCTGGCCGGGATCGTGGTCAACAACGCGATCGTGATGGTGGACTACATCAACCAGCTCCGCCGCCGGGGCCTGGAGGGCCGGGAAGCCATCGTGCAGGGGGCAGGCGTGCGGGTGCGTCCCGTCCTCATGACCGCCCTCACCACCCTCCTGGGTCTGCTGCCCCTCGCCCTTGGTTGGGGCGAGGGCGGGGAGTTGAACGCCCCTCTGGCCCGGGCCGTGGTGGGCGGTCTCACCACCTCCACTGCCCTCACCCTGCTGGTGATCCCCGTCGCGTACAGCCTGCTGGCCGGTACCCGCCGGTGGCAGCCCGCCTCTGAGGCTGCCCCTGCTCCCGCGCCGTCCTCCGCCGCCGCCGCCGTTGCCGCATCCCCGGCCGCGCCGTCGCCTGCCGCCAGCGGGGCCCCCGTGCCATCACCGTCCTCCGCCGCCGGCGCTGCCGCACCCCCGGCCGCGTCGCCTGCTGCCGGCGCGTTGCTGGAGCCTTCCCTGTTCGCCGGTGCTGCGGTTGCCTCCGGGGGCACCCCCGCCTCGGCTTCTGCCAGGAAGCCAGCTCAGGCCATGGTGCGTTCCGGCGAGGAGGTAACCATGGAGGAGTTCTCGGAACTGCTCGAAATCCTGGGCAAGCTGTTCCTGCTGGTCGCCCGGAGGGGGAACCGCGAGGATAGGCCTGGAGTCTAA
- a CDS encoding DegV family protein — translation MGKVKVVTDSCSGFPPELAEDRGVAVIPLTVRFGDKTFRDGVDMTAEEFYRHLPSAPELPKTSQPSVAEFRELFDRLAGHGDTAGILVVTLSHKLSGTYQSAVQAAREFNRVPVEVVDSMSASVPQTFAALAAARAADRGAGLREAAAAAREVAARSRLYATLETLEYLRRGGRIGRAAAWAGAVLQIKPVITIDGGEVAPAARLRTRAKAVEFILDRLGDEIKPDRPLHAGIIHASSPQEAADLAGEVRRRFQPEEIIISGLTPVLGTHAGPGALGVAYYQD, via the coding sequence GTGGGGAAAGTTAAGGTGGTGACGGATAGCTGTTCTGGCTTCCCTCCCGAACTGGCGGAGGACCGAGGGGTGGCGGTCATCCCCCTCACGGTACGTTTCGGAGACAAAACCTTCCGCGACGGCGTGGACATGACGGCGGAGGAGTTCTACCGCCACCTGCCCTCCGCCCCTGAGTTGCCCAAGACCTCCCAGCCGTCGGTGGCCGAGTTCCGGGAGCTTTTCGACCGGCTGGCCGGACACGGTGACACGGCGGGAATCCTGGTGGTCACCCTGAGCCACAAGCTGAGCGGTACATACCAGTCGGCCGTCCAGGCGGCCCGGGAATTCAATCGGGTCCCGGTAGAGGTGGTGGACTCCATGAGCGCCTCGGTGCCGCAGACCTTTGCCGCGCTGGCGGCCGCCCGCGCCGCTGACCGGGGGGCGGGGCTGAGAGAGGCGGCGGCAGCCGCCCGGGAGGTGGCGGCCAGGTCCCGCCTGTATGCCACCCTGGAGACGCTGGAGTACCTGCGCCGGGGCGGGCGCATCGGCCGGGCGGCGGCCTGGGCGGGGGCAGTCCTCCAGATCAAACCGGTGATCACCATCGACGGCGGCGAGGTGGCGCCGGCGGCCCGCCTGCGGACGCGGGCCAAAGCAGTGGAGTTCATCCTGGATCGCCTGGGGGATGAGATCAAACCGGACCGGCCGCTGCACGCGGGCATCATCCACGCCAGCTCCCCGCAGGAAGCGGCAGATCTGGCCGGGGAGGTGAGAAGGCGTTTTCAGCCCGAAGAGATCATCATCTCGGGACTGACCCCCGTCCTGGGCACCCACGCAGGCCCAGGGGCCCTGGGAGTCGCTTACTACCAGGATTAA
- a CDS encoding radical SAM protein, whose translation MSTPARATLSARAKRYAARRAMEWLTGYLRRDPDQAVNTILSWGTRLAIMEAHRRQIEEIAETLRRNPAMMQYVRRLALEVHPNQHRGAIFNWFVNNILFGVPAQYALAARLGHGIPNFILVDPTEACNLRCAGCWAGEYAQHHTMDFDLLDRIVTEAKDLGIYWIVMSGGEPLIYKRLFDLFARHQDVAFMAFTNGTLIDDRVADRILEVGNFVPCISLEGFRQSTDGRRGPGVFDKISAAMDRLKERRLIFGTSVTITRNNVEEITSDAFIDWLIQKGAFFGWSFHYIPIGRDPDVNLMVTPEQREYLVWRVREIRTTKPYLMADFWNDGYLTLGCIAGGRRYFHITASGHVEPCAFAHFSVDTIKGKSLREVLQNPLFRAYQKRQPFNSNYLLPCPIIDNPQALREIVAESGAHPTHPGAETVLQGPIASHLDDVSRRWAERAALIQRRLEERARTRGPAASAEASTAGTACAGEEEEERVAVAHGGET comes from the coding sequence ATGAGTACACCGGCCCGGGCTACTCTATCCGCGCGCGCCAAGCGCTATGCCGCCCGCCGGGCCATGGAGTGGCTGACGGGTTACCTGCGCCGGGACCCCGATCAGGCAGTGAACACCATTCTGTCGTGGGGCACCCGGCTGGCCATCATGGAGGCTCACCGCCGGCAGATCGAGGAGATAGCGGAGACCCTGCGGCGGAACCCCGCCATGATGCAGTACGTGCGCCGGCTCGCTCTGGAAGTCCACCCCAACCAGCACCGGGGTGCGATTTTCAACTGGTTTGTGAACAACATCCTCTTCGGAGTACCCGCCCAGTACGCCCTGGCCGCCAGGCTGGGGCACGGCATCCCCAACTTCATCCTGGTGGATCCAACCGAGGCGTGCAACCTGCGCTGTGCCGGCTGCTGGGCGGGGGAGTATGCCCAGCACCACACCATGGACTTCGACCTCCTGGACCGCATCGTCACCGAGGCCAAAGACCTGGGCATTTACTGGATCGTGATGTCGGGCGGCGAGCCGCTCATATACAAGCGTCTCTTCGACCTCTTCGCCAGGCATCAGGACGTGGCTTTCATGGCCTTCACCAACGGAACCCTCATCGACGACCGGGTGGCCGACCGCATCCTGGAAGTCGGCAATTTCGTCCCCTGCATCAGCCTGGAGGGGTTCCGGCAGAGCACCGACGGCCGGCGGGGGCCGGGCGTGTTCGATAAGATCTCGGCGGCCATGGACCGCCTGAAGGAGCGCAGGCTCATCTTCGGGACCTCGGTGACCATCACCCGGAACAACGTGGAGGAGATCACCTCCGACGCCTTCATCGACTGGCTCATTCAGAAGGGCGCTTTCTTTGGGTGGAGCTTCCACTACATCCCCATCGGGCGGGACCCGGACGTCAACCTCATGGTCACCCCCGAGCAGCGGGAATACTTGGTGTGGAGGGTGCGAGAGATCCGCACCACCAAGCCGTATCTGATGGCGGACTTCTGGAACGACGGCTACCTCACCCTGGGATGCATCGCCGGGGGGCGCCGCTACTTCCACATCACCGCGTCGGGCCACGTGGAGCCCTGCGCCTTCGCCCACTTCTCCGTGGACACCATCAAGGGGAAGAGCCTGCGCGAGGTGCTGCAAAACCCCCTCTTCCGCGCCTACCAGAAGCGGCAGCCCTTCAACTCCAACTACCTCCTCCCCTGCCCCATCATCGACAACCCCCAGGCTCTGCGCGAGATCGTGGCGGAATCTGGCGCCCATCCCACCCACCCCGGTGCCGAGACGGTGCTGCAGGGCCCCATCGCCTCCCACCTCGACGACGTATCCCGCCGCTGGGCCGAGCGGGCGGCCCTCATCCAGCGACGGCTGGAGGAGCGGGCGCGCACCCGCGGCCCGGCGGCCTCCGCGGAAGCGTCCACTGCCGGCACCGCCTGCGCAGGTGAAGAGGAAGAAGAGCGGGTAGCTGTTGCCCACGGAGGCGAGACGTGA
- a CDS encoding AarF/ABC1/UbiB kinase family protein, translated as MRFASRRAQLARLREISQVMLRHGLGFLLVEAGLSHLVPRARRRAATRGYHLRAALEELGPTFVKLGQALSTRRDLLPADVIRDLEALQDQAPPLPFSRVKEVIEGELRGPLEDVFASFTPEPLAAASIGQVHLAVTPEGRTVAVKVQRWGIEERVEADLAILQETAGLVEARTAWGKQYGLRDLVREFARTMRAEMDYRTEAERCTRFGENFAGDPEVRIPAVLPELTSRRVLTLQYESGVKITDLDGLRDAGYRPGEVARRLVRAMMRQIFAFGLFHADPHPGNLAVLPGEVIFFMDFGQVGQLTPDQQDLLQEGVTALARGDVDTMVQVALDLGTVGDLDQQAFSARVAHLVEKYLSRPMGGLDPVEAVRDALDLAREFRVRIPSAFALLGKCLGTLEAVVTTLDPDLRIMDMARPAAEEILRQRVSPRAALRRARRDLGLWWSMFRRLPRRLDRVIAKLDRDSLRIRFTLEDQEVLRRVERLATRLSLAILFLGAAVMVTGLVVAGAAGGALRLPAWMLSPFFLAAAGAVVAMLALAVLASALLGSRPRRRR; from the coding sequence ATGAGGTTCGCCTCCCGCCGGGCCCAGTTGGCCAGGCTGAGAGAAATCTCCCAGGTCATGTTGCGGCATGGCCTGGGATTTCTCCTTGTGGAGGCCGGCCTTTCCCACCTGGTGCCCCGGGCCCGGCGCCGTGCCGCTACCCGGGGATACCACCTGCGGGCGGCCCTGGAGGAGCTGGGACCAACCTTCGTTAAGCTGGGCCAGGCCCTGAGCACCCGCCGGGACCTCTTACCGGCCGACGTCATCCGGGACCTGGAGGCCCTGCAGGATCAGGCCCCGCCCCTGCCCTTCTCGCGGGTGAAAGAGGTCATCGAGGGGGAGCTCCGGGGGCCCCTGGAAGACGTATTCGCCTCGTTCACACCCGAGCCCCTGGCCGCCGCCTCCATCGGGCAGGTGCACCTGGCCGTCACCCCGGAGGGACGGACGGTGGCGGTGAAGGTGCAGCGCTGGGGTATCGAGGAGCGGGTGGAGGCAGATCTCGCCATCCTTCAGGAGACGGCCGGTCTAGTCGAGGCCCGTACCGCCTGGGGGAAACAGTACGGTCTGCGCGACCTGGTACGGGAGTTCGCCCGCACCATGCGGGCGGAGATGGACTACCGCACGGAGGCCGAGCGCTGCACCCGCTTCGGCGAGAACTTCGCCGGCGATCCCGAGGTCCGTATCCCCGCCGTGCTTCCCGAGTTGACCTCCCGGCGCGTGCTCACCCTGCAGTACGAAAGCGGGGTCAAGATCACCGACCTGGACGGTCTCCGCGACGCCGGTTACCGCCCCGGGGAAGTGGCCCGCAGGCTCGTGCGGGCCATGATGCGCCAGATCTTCGCCTTCGGGTTGTTCCACGCCGATCCCCACCCGGGCAACCTGGCCGTGCTCCCCGGGGAAGTGATCTTCTTCATGGATTTCGGGCAGGTGGGGCAGCTCACCCCCGACCAGCAGGATCTGCTCCAGGAAGGGGTAACGGCCCTGGCCCGGGGCGACGTGGACACCATGGTGCAGGTGGCCCTGGACCTGGGCACGGTGGGCGACCTGGACCAACAGGCCTTCTCGGCCCGGGTAGCCCATCTGGTGGAGAAATACCTCTCCCGGCCCATGGGCGGGCTCGACCCCGTGGAGGCGGTGCGGGACGCCCTGGACCTGGCCCGCGAGTTCCGGGTGCGCATACCCTCCGCCTTCGCCCTGCTGGGGAAATGCCTGGGCACCCTGGAGGCGGTGGTCACCACCCTGGACCCCGACCTCCGCATCATGGACATGGCCCGCCCCGCCGCCGAGGAGATCCTGCGCCAGCGCGTCTCTCCGCGGGCCGCCCTGCGCCGGGCTCGCCGCGACCTGGGCCTGTGGTGGTCCATGTTCCGCCGCCTGCCCCGTCGCCTGGACCGGGTCATTGCCAAGCTGGACCGCGACTCCCTGCGCATCCGCTTCACCCTGGAGGACCAGGAAGTCCTCCGCCGGGTCGAGCGCCTGGCCACCCGTCTCTCGCTTGCCATCCTGTTCCTGGGCGCCGCCGTGATGGTGACCGGCCTGGTGGTGGCGGGCGCCGCCGGCGGCGCCCTGCGCCTGCCCGCCTGGATGCTCAGCCCCTTCTTCCTGGCCGCGGCGGGCGCCGTAGTCGCCATGTTAGCCCTGGCCGTCCTCGCTTCCGCCCTGCTGGGCTCCCGCCCGCGCCGCCGCCGCTGA
- a CDS encoding NADH-quinone oxidoreductase subunit N: protein MAWAALAPELILTAASLVLLLVVTATRRPVPAAATSGAIAPGASARPAASGVETAWGGATAAIFAVALVALVPGLGTRAELWAGMLSLDPFAALFRGMFLAAGLLVALVSVDFLRQRAPARGEYWPLLLWGVLGMMLMASSRDLLMIYLGLELASLCSYVLAGYLKEDARSVEASVKYFLTGAVASAVLLFGISLLYGAAGSTSLDAIARAASGSVLGSAALAFLVVGFGFKVAGAPLHMWAPDAYEGAPTPITAFFSVGPKAAAFAALLRVFFAGLGELRPAWTPAFAVLAVLSMFVGNLSALPQKNIKRMMAYSAIAHAGYILVGLAVGTPMGSRAVAYYLLAYLFANLGVFAVIVAVSARGEQIEDYTGLARRQPLLAWAMVIYFLSLIGIPPTAGFFGKFYLFSAALEQGGVWLALVIVVNSVISVGYYYGVVRQMFLASEAPDVARDGTRPAEPHHPEPASGGPSPAVPAAGTPLAGERSPADERVCPAVTAVVVVTAVLTIVIGLGFEYFLGWAAAATAILP, encoded by the coding sequence GTGGCCTGGGCTGCTCTGGCACCCGAACTCATCCTGACCGCCGCCTCCCTCGTGCTGCTGCTGGTGGTCACCGCCACCCGCCGTCCCGTCCCCGCAGCCGCCACCTCCGGCGCCATCGCCCCCGGTGCATCCGCCCGGCCGGCGGCCAGCGGGGTGGAGACGGCATGGGGAGGGGCGACGGCGGCTATCTTCGCGGTGGCCCTGGTGGCCCTGGTCCCGGGTCTGGGGACCCGCGCCGAGCTCTGGGCGGGGATGCTCTCCCTGGACCCCTTTGCCGCCCTGTTCCGGGGGATGTTCCTGGCGGCGGGGTTGCTGGTGGCCCTGGTGTCCGTCGATTTCCTGCGGCAGCGCGCCCCCGCCCGGGGGGAGTACTGGCCGCTCCTCTTGTGGGGCGTCCTGGGGATGATGCTCATGGCCTCCTCCCGCGACCTGCTGATGATTTACCTGGGGTTGGAGCTGGCGTCCCTCTGCTCCTACGTGCTGGCCGGTTACCTGAAGGAGGACGCCCGCTCGGTGGAGGCGTCCGTCAAGTACTTCCTCACCGGGGCGGTCGCCTCGGCCGTGCTTCTCTTCGGTATCTCTCTGCTGTACGGTGCCGCGGGGAGCACCTCCCTGGATGCCATCGCCCGCGCCGCCTCGGGGTCGGTCCTGGGGTCCGCGGCGCTGGCCTTCCTGGTGGTGGGGTTCGGGTTCAAGGTGGCGGGTGCCCCTCTGCACATGTGGGCACCCGACGCCTACGAGGGCGCACCGACGCCCATCACGGCCTTCTTCTCGGTGGGTCCCAAGGCGGCCGCCTTCGCCGCCCTGCTGCGGGTGTTCTTCGCCGGCCTGGGTGAACTGCGACCGGCCTGGACCCCGGCCTTCGCGGTGCTGGCGGTGCTGAGCATGTTCGTGGGCAACCTCTCGGCCCTTCCCCAGAAGAACATCAAGCGCATGATGGCGTATTCGGCCATCGCCCACGCCGGCTACATCCTGGTGGGCCTGGCCGTGGGCACCCCCATGGGGAGCCGGGCGGTGGCCTACTACCTGCTGGCCTACCTGTTCGCCAACCTGGGCGTTTTCGCCGTCATCGTGGCCGTCTCCGCCCGCGGGGAGCAAATCGAGGACTACACCGGCCTGGCCCGGCGCCAGCCCCTCCTGGCCTGGGCCATGGTCATCTACTTCCTCTCCCTGATCGGCATCCCGCCCACGGCCGGCTTCTTCGGGAAGTTCTACCTCTTCTCCGCCGCCCTGGAGCAGGGCGGGGTGTGGCTGGCCCTGGTCATCGTGGTGAACAGCGTCATCTCCGTGGGTTACTACTACGGCGTCGTCCGCCAGATGTTCCTCGCTTCGGAAGCGCCCGACGTGGCGAGGGATGGCACCCGGCCCGCGGAGCCCCACCACCCGGAGCCTGCCTCGGGAGGGCCCTCCCCCGCCGTGCCTGCGGCCGGGACGCCCCTCGCCGGCGAGCGGTCTCCTGCGGACGAGCGGGTTTGCCCGGCGGTAACCGCGGTGGTGGTCGTAACCGCCGTCCTCACCATAGTCATCGGCCTCGGTTTCGAGTACTTCCTGGGCTGGGCCGCCGCGGCCACCGCCATCCTGCCCTGA
- a CDS encoding NADH-quinone oxidoreductase subunit M, translating into MLLTLAIFIPLAGAAVVALWPRQDERGFKAAALVSTAIPLVISIWMATAFQPGAGMQFTERAAWMPSLGINYILGVDGISFPMVFLTALLTFLACLASWHISPRPKDYFALLLLLETGMMGVFCALDYVLFYVFWELVLVPMYFLIGIWGGPRREYAAIKFFIYTLLGSVVMLVGILAMYFAGAQALGHPTFDMMALQQVKFPFHFQLWVFAALYLGFAVKVPIFPFHTWLPDAHVEAPTAVSVLLAGILLKMGTYGFMRVSLPTFPEAASYFAYAIAVLGVISMIYGAFVAMWQADLKKLVAYSSVSHMGYVMLGIAAGTPMALSGAIFQMFSHGMITGMLFLLVGMIYDRAHTREIAKLSGLYTALPAYGIILAFASFASLGLPGLSGFVAELLVLLGSFPVYRTLVIIGAATIVITAGYMLWMMQRVLMGKSRPELEALPDVTGRELATVIPLIVLIAVLGVFPRLLLDFTNPALIQLAARVGGM; encoded by the coding sequence ATGTTGCTCACGCTGGCCATATTCATCCCCCTGGCGGGCGCTGCGGTGGTGGCCCTGTGGCCGCGGCAGGACGAGCGGGGCTTCAAGGCGGCGGCCCTGGTCAGCACCGCCATCCCCCTGGTCATCTCCATCTGGATGGCCACCGCCTTCCAGCCCGGTGCCGGGATGCAGTTCACAGAGAGGGCGGCCTGGATGCCCAGCCTGGGGATCAACTACATCCTGGGCGTGGACGGCATCAGCTTCCCCATGGTCTTCCTGACCGCCCTGCTCACCTTCCTGGCCTGCCTGGCCTCCTGGCACATCTCGCCGCGGCCCAAGGACTACTTCGCCCTCCTTTTGCTCCTGGAGACGGGCATGATGGGCGTGTTCTGCGCCCTGGACTACGTCCTCTTCTACGTGTTCTGGGAGCTGGTGCTGGTCCCCATGTACTTCCTCATCGGTATCTGGGGCGGCCCGCGCCGGGAGTACGCTGCCATCAAGTTCTTCATATACACGCTGCTCGGTAGCGTGGTCATGCTGGTGGGCATCCTGGCCATGTACTTCGCGGGCGCCCAGGCCCTGGGCCATCCCACCTTCGACATGATGGCCCTACAGCAGGTCAAGTTCCCCTTCCACTTCCAGCTCTGGGTGTTCGCCGCCCTCTACCTGGGCTTCGCGGTCAAGGTGCCCATATTCCCATTCCACACGTGGTTGCCCGACGCCCACGTCGAGGCCCCCACGGCGGTGTCCGTGTTGCTAGCCGGTATCCTCCTGAAGATGGGCACCTACGGCTTCATGCGGGTGAGCCTGCCCACCTTCCCCGAGGCGGCATCGTACTTCGCCTACGCTATCGCCGTGCTGGGCGTCATCAGCATGATCTACGGAGCCTTCGTGGCCATGTGGCAGGCCGACCTCAAAAAGCTGGTGGCCTATTCCTCGGTGAGCCACATGGGCTACGTCATGCTGGGGATCGCCGCTGGCACCCCGATGGCGTTGAGCGGCGCCATCTTCCAGATGTTCTCCCACGGTATGATCACCGGGATGCTGTTCTTGCTGGTGGGGATGATTTATGACCGCGCCCATACCCGCGAGATCGCCAAGCTGAGCGGCCTCTACACCGCCCTGCCCGCCTATGGCATCATCCTCGCCTTCGCCTCCTTCGCCTCCCTGGGCCTGCCCGGCCTGTCCGGCTTCGTGGCGGAACTGCTGGTGCTGCTGGGGTCCTTCCCCGTGTACCGCACCCTGGTGATCATCGGCGCCGCCACCATCGTGATCACCGCCGGGTACATGCTGTGGATGATGCAGCGGGTGCTCATGGGCAAGTCCCGTCCGGAGCTTGAGGCCCTGCCCGATGTCACCGGCCGGGAGCTGGCCACGGTGATCCCGCTCATCGTGCTCATCGCCGTGCTGGGTGTGTTCCCGCGGCTGCTGCTGGACTTCACCAATCCCGCTCTGATCCAGCTGGCGGCCCGGGTAGGAGGGATGTAG